A single region of the Sorghum bicolor cultivar BTx623 chromosome 7, Sorghum_bicolor_NCBIv3, whole genome shotgun sequence genome encodes:
- the LOC8073246 gene encoding BTB/POZ and MATH domain-containing protein 2 — MSAALKRPGTRTASMYVAAETARVTHSFKIVGNGLHKNFGVGRCIRSAPFSVGGHNWCILYYPDGRTEDCKDYVSIFLELMSENTEATALREFRLVNQTTGISTSISCTCQAVYNAENAARGSRKFMKKGDLESLGYLKDGCLEIECDLTVIKGDDIDLPPSDLQDNLGKLLESEEGVDVTFKVKDELFRAHKIVLKMRSPVFEAELPRDKRKRIIIVEDMEPPVFKALLRFIYTDSLPSMGDLDGDENDEMVRHLLVAANRYGLVRMKLMCESILCNRLAVQNVAATLAVADQCRCYKLKDACIQFISSSNRLDDVAASQGFEDLKKACPALIAAIYEKAAVPHKI, encoded by the coding sequence ATGTCTGCGGCACTCAAGAGGCCAGGCACGAGGACAGCATCGATGTACGTCGCAGCGGAGACGGCGCGGGTCACGCACTCGTTCAAGATCGTCGGCAACGGGCTCCACAAGAACTTCGGCGTCGGGAGGTGCATCCGCTCTGCGCCCTTTTCCGTAGGAGGCCACAACTGGTGTATCCTGTACTACCCAGATGGACGCACCGAGGACTGCAAGGACTACGTCTCCATCTtcctcgagctcatgagtgaaaACACTGAGGCTACGGCTCTCCGCGAGTTCAGGCTTGTCAACCAGACAACTGGGATCTCAACATCCATTTCATGCACATGTCAGGCGGTTTACAACGCTGAAAACGCAGCCCGGGGTAGCagaaagttcatgaagaagggcGACCTGGAATCGTTGGGATACCTCAAGGACGGATGTCTCGAGATCGAGTGCGACCTCACCGTTATCAAGGGGGACGACATTGATCTGCCACCGTCAGATCTGCAGGATAATCTTGGCAAACTGCTGGAGTCAGAGGAGGGGGTGGATGTGACCTTCAAGGTTAAAGACGAGCTTTTCAGAGCCCACAAAATTGTGCTTAAGATGAGGTCGCCTGTCTTCGAGGCTGAGCTCCCGAGGGACAAGAGAAAGCGGATCATAATAGTTGAAGATATGGAGCCTCCTGTTTTCAAGGCATTGCTTCGCTTCATCTACACTGATTCTTTGCCCTCTATGGGTGATCTTGATGGCGATGAGAATGATGAGATGGTGAGACATTTGCTTGTGGCTGCAAATAGGTATGGATTGGTAAGGATGAAGTTGATGTGTGAGAGCATCCTTTGCAACAGGCTTGCTGTTCAGAATGTGGCTGCCACTCTAGCTGTAGCTGATCAGTGTCGCTGCTACAAGCTCAAAGATGCTTGCATTCAATTCATCAGCTCTTCTAATAGATTGGATGATGTGGCAGCAAGCCAAGGTTTTGAGGACCTAAAAAAGGCATGCCCTGCCCTCATTGCAGCGATATATGAGAAAGCAGCAGTGCCTCACAAGATTTAG